The proteins below are encoded in one region of Drosophila santomea strain STO CAGO 1482 chromosome 3R, Prin_Dsan_1.1, whole genome shotgun sequence:
- the LOC120452869 gene encoding uridine phosphorylase 1 isoform X2 yields the protein MSLLLTGNSASLSEEELDEYSDGTVKLRNSNIELMDQDILYHLALGSESHDLQEMFGDVKFVCMGGTPKRMENFAHFIMNEIGYKLPAGTQLQDISAYSYRYSMYKVGPVLCVSHGMGTPSVSILMHEMIKLMYHAKCKDPVFIRIGTCGGVGVDGGTVIITEDALDGQLRNSHEFTILGKTIHRPAKLDKKLARELKSLASPDDPYDTIIGKTLCTNDFYEGQGRLDGAFCDFSENEKMDYLEKLRENGVVNIEMESTIFAALTHHAGIKAAVVCVALLNRLNGDQVNAPKEVMNEWQARPQILVSRYIRKVLTHNGQLKSLFGHQGSIKSPRRFKLVQQESQAHE from the exons GTACTCCGATGGAACCGTCAAATTGCGCAACTCAAACATCGAGCTCATGGACCAGGACATCCTGTATCACCTGGCATTGGGCAGCGAGAGCCACGATCTGCAGGAGATGTTTGGCGATGTTAAG TTCGTTTGCATGGGCGGCACACCAAAGCGCATGGAGAACTTCGCCCATTTCATAATGAACGAGATCGGCTACAAGTTGCCAGCGGGCACCCAACTGCAGGACATCAGCGCCTATTCGTATCGCTACTCGATGTACAAAGTGGGCCCGGTGCTATGCGTCAGCCATGGCATGGGAACGCCCTCGGTGAGCATCCTGATGCACGAGATGATCAAGCTGATGTACCACGCCAAGTGCAAGGATCCCGTGTTCATCAGGATAGGAACCTGCGGAGGAGTGGGTGTTGACGGCGGCACCGTCATCATCACCGAAGATGCCCTCGATGGGCAGCTGAGGAACTCCCATGAGTTT ACCATTCTCGGCAAGACCATTCATCGTCCTGCGAAGCTGGACAAAAAGCTGGCCCGTGAGCTAAAGTCCCTGGCCAGTCCCGATGATCCGTACGACACCATCATTGGCAAGACGCTGTGCACCAACGATTTCTACGAGGGCCAGGGCCGTTTGGATGGCGCATTCTGTGATTTCAGCGAGAACGAGAAAATGGACTATCTGGAGAAGCTGCGCGAGAACGGTGTGGTCAACATCGAGATGGAGAGCACCATCTTCGCGGCCCTCACCCACCATGCCGGCATCAAGGCAGCGGTGGTGTGTGTGGCCCTGCTGAATCGCCTGAATGGGGATCAGGTCAACGCGCCTAAGGAAGTCATGAACGAGTGGCAAGCG CGTCCGCAGATCCTTGTGTCGCGCTACATTCGTAAGGTCCTTACGCACAATGGACAGCTGAAGTCGCTGTTTGGACACCAGGGATCCATCAAGTCACCAAGGCGCTTCAAGCTCGTCCAGCAGGAGTCTCAAGCCCACGAGTAA
- the LOC120452869 gene encoding uridine phosphorylase 1 isoform X1 encodes MPPTITDNQTHDFKAHYDCAHRSSLQDDETDDAYVKRITRYSDGTVKLRNSNIELMDQDILYHLALGSESHDLQEMFGDVKFVCMGGTPKRMENFAHFIMNEIGYKLPAGTQLQDISAYSYRYSMYKVGPVLCVSHGMGTPSVSILMHEMIKLMYHAKCKDPVFIRIGTCGGVGVDGGTVIITEDALDGQLRNSHEFTILGKTIHRPAKLDKKLARELKSLASPDDPYDTIIGKTLCTNDFYEGQGRLDGAFCDFSENEKMDYLEKLRENGVVNIEMESTIFAALTHHAGIKAAVVCVALLNRLNGDQVNAPKEVMNEWQARPQILVSRYIRKVLTHNGQLKSLFGHQGSIKSPRRFKLVQQESQAHE; translated from the exons ATGCCGCCCACCATTACCGATAATCAGACGCACGACTTCAAGGCCCACTACGATTGCGCCCACAGGTCCTCGCTGCAGGACGACGAAACGGATGATGCGTACGTGAAAAGGATAACGCG GTACTCCGATGGAACCGTCAAATTGCGCAACTCAAACATCGAGCTCATGGACCAGGACATCCTGTATCACCTGGCATTGGGCAGCGAGAGCCACGATCTGCAGGAGATGTTTGGCGATGTTAAG TTCGTTTGCATGGGCGGCACACCAAAGCGCATGGAGAACTTCGCCCATTTCATAATGAACGAGATCGGCTACAAGTTGCCAGCGGGCACCCAACTGCAGGACATCAGCGCCTATTCGTATCGCTACTCGATGTACAAAGTGGGCCCGGTGCTATGCGTCAGCCATGGCATGGGAACGCCCTCGGTGAGCATCCTGATGCACGAGATGATCAAGCTGATGTACCACGCCAAGTGCAAGGATCCCGTGTTCATCAGGATAGGAACCTGCGGAGGAGTGGGTGTTGACGGCGGCACCGTCATCATCACCGAAGATGCCCTCGATGGGCAGCTGAGGAACTCCCATGAGTTT ACCATTCTCGGCAAGACCATTCATCGTCCTGCGAAGCTGGACAAAAAGCTGGCCCGTGAGCTAAAGTCCCTGGCCAGTCCCGATGATCCGTACGACACCATCATTGGCAAGACGCTGTGCACCAACGATTTCTACGAGGGCCAGGGCCGTTTGGATGGCGCATTCTGTGATTTCAGCGAGAACGAGAAAATGGACTATCTGGAGAAGCTGCGCGAGAACGGTGTGGTCAACATCGAGATGGAGAGCACCATCTTCGCGGCCCTCACCCACCATGCCGGCATCAAGGCAGCGGTGGTGTGTGTGGCCCTGCTGAATCGCCTGAATGGGGATCAGGTCAACGCGCCTAAGGAAGTCATGAACGAGTGGCAAGCG CGTCCGCAGATCCTTGTGTCGCGCTACATTCGTAAGGTCCTTACGCACAATGGACAGCTGAAGTCGCTGTTTGGACACCAGGGATCCATCAAGTCACCAAGGCGCTTCAAGCTCGTCCAGCAGGAGTCTCAAGCCCACGAGTAA
- the LOC120453989 gene encoding uncharacterized protein LOC120453989 has protein sequence MSRRKWHASEEDRFIDIWIHNLHLFEPGKKLTETYAELEPFLRDVGVEINVQGIKSKMESLKRKYFNLLHSDQEDECITWRHFDAMALVVNASANEVKDSEWKDYTQPPKTSHKTRSSVYMADPAQRIEYGTPFKSVFVDESAVNFCTDEEMPKAKRVRKRFSKTSNVGVKSRRVWQPAEESIFVDVWEKFACHIQSDRKKIDVYKDMHNELQQRGVRILPVDIKSKIESLMRTFRTQRDSVGDKSEWIHYSKILKIQTPIDFTKLDGFSDPSSFEDDASWFKELEPKPNPEAISNRPSSNDSVVNQFDNCIQPSSPASNEVCFWSDPEPSHCKVSIEVLDQDEPPKPIESPSVEKQRASEEFSQFVTKELAVLNDDLLIEAKRQIYNIICVLQKKQNEVNKIP, from the exons A TGAGCAGAAGGAAGTGGCACGCTTCCGAAGAGGACAGGTTCATCGATATCTGGATCCACAACTTGCATCTGTTTGAGCCTGGCAAGAAACTGACGGAAACCTATGCGGAACTGGAACCCTTTTTACGAGATGTTGGCGTGGAGATCAATGTCCAGGGAATCAAGTCCAAAATGGAATCATTGAAGCGAAAGTATTTCAA CTTGCTGCACTCCGACCAGGAGGACGAATGTATCACCTGGAGGCACTTCGATGCGATGGCACTGGTGGTGAATGCATCTGCCAACGAGGTCAAGGATTCGGAATGGAAGGACTATACGCAGCCACCGAAAACTTCTC aCAAAACCCGTTCCTCTGTTTATATGGCCGATCCCGCACAACGTATCGAATATG GCACACCATTCAAAAGCGTCTTCGTGGATGAAAGTGCTGTGAACTTTTGTACCGATGAGGAAATGCCCAAGGCCAAAAGAGTAAGGAAAAGATTCAGCAAAACCAGCAACGTTGGAGTGAAGTCGCGAAGAGTTTGGCAGCCGGCGGAGGAGAGCATATTCGTTGATGTCTGGGAAAAATTCGCATGTCACATACAAAGTGATAGGAAAAAAATTGATGTCTACAAGGATATGCATAATGAGCTTCAGCAGCGTGGCGTTCGCATATTACCAGTGGATATTAAATCCAAAATTGAATCACTTATGCGCACGTTTAG AACACAGCGAGATTCGGTGGGAGATAAGTCTGAGTGGATTCATTATTCAAAGATTTTAAAAATCCAGACTCCTATTGATTTCACAAAACTGGATGGATTTTCGGATCCAAGTAGCTTCGAAGACGATGCGTCCTGGTTCAAAGAATTGGAGCCAAAACCAAATCCCGAAGCCATCAGCAATCGCCCGAGCTCTAACGATTCCGTTGTCAATCAGTTTGATAATTGTATTCAGCCGAGCTCTCCCGCGTCCAACGAAGTTTGTTTTTGGTCTGATCCTGAGCCCAGCCATTGCAAGGTGTCTATCGAAGTATTGGACCAAGATGAGCCACCAAAGCCAATTGAATCTCCCTCTGTCGAAAAGCAAAGGGCCTCTGAAGAATTTAGTCAATTTGTAACAAAGGAGCTAGCCGTCTTGAATGATGATTTGCTAATTGAAGCAAAACGCCAAATATACAATATCATATGTGTCTTGCAGAAGAAACAGAatgaagtaaataaaataccaTAA
- the LOC120452868 gene encoding sperm-associated antigen 1: MENEKKKSLLEKYNIPLHYLDFAHVEKCTNAREMEKIVQVLRSGQEGHYPDLQRCAEEKLKALKPDSKLFRYEEQIKQSNVLDKTELKPILDWTDAIKTKDSALNELKKVKQNLNLPSVRKPSKIDVDAESKTETPKPAPKAPAQPNTKNKEARIKSTDYSKWDKYDPDEEILRMDLDEERDQEQVEKIIATHKKSVATDDLRSEKDSLYERLQAQLKNLSQLEREQFAERHRLRGNESFKAKEYENAIEEYNCSILYDPENAVHAYNNRAVAHFKLKKYFSAISDCQACLQLDPMNVKAHLRMAEAHNAEGRHLESLSIYKKVLDFEPGNAIATKAVEKLTSMLGEVAPSSATRLKIEEIDPPQLKTSEAKKEVVKSSTTVVKKTEPPIKDYDLAELVKPNRMVKSNLVSAAEALGNKLQANKGGAPKKPQSPPSTPKEAMLRLPQDNLNTSNKLLIQEI, from the exons atggaaaatgaaaaaaagaaatctcTTTTGGAAAAATACAACATACCACTGCACTATTTGGACTTTGCCCATGTGGAAAAGTGTACAAATGCCCGGGAAATGGAGAAAATCGTCCAAGTCCTGCGTTCCGGCCAGGAAGGACATTATCCGGACTTGCAACGATGTGCGGAGGAGAAACTAAAGGCACTGAAACCGGACAGTAAGCTATTTCGCTACGAGGAGCAGATAAAGCAAAGCAATGTCTTGGACAAAACCGAACTAAAGCCAATTCTG GATTGGACTGACGCCATTAAAACAAAGGATAGTGCCCTCAATGAGCTGAAGAAAGTTAAGCAGAATTTGAATCTTCCATCTGTGCGTAAACCTTCCAAAATCGATGTGGATGCAGAAAGTAAAACTGAAACCCCAAAACCAGCGCCAAAGGCCCCAGCCCAGCCTAATACCAAAAATAAGGAAGCTCGAATTAAATCCACGGATTATAGTAAATGGGATAAGTACGATCCCGATGAGGAGATACTGCGCATGGATTTGGATGAGGAACGCGACCAGGAGCAGGTAGAGAAAATCATTGCCACTCACAAAAAATCGGTTGCCACTGATGATTTGAGAAGCGAAAAGGATTCTCTATATGAACGCCTCCAAGCACAGCTAAAAAACCTAAGCCAACTGGAGAGGGAGCAATTTGCCGAAAG ACATCGACTGCGTGGCAACGAGAGCTTCAAGGCCAAGGAATATGAAAATGCCATTGAGGAATACAACTGCTCCATTTTATACGATCCTGAAAACGCAGTACACGCTTACAATAATCGCGCTGTCGCTC ATTTCAAGTTGAAGAAATACTTTTCGGCCATATCGGATTGCCAGGCCTGTCTGCAGCTCGACCCTATGAATGTTAAGGCGCACCTTCGTATGGCAGAGGCCCACAATGCCGAAGGAAGACACCTTGAG TCCCTAAGCATTTACAAAAAGGTACTGGACTTTGAGCCGGGTAATGCCATTGCCACGAAAGCCGTGGAGAAGCTTACTTCGATGTTGGGAGAGGTGGCTCCGTCCAGTGCCACACGTTTGAAAATTGAGGAGATCGATCCTCCGCAACTGAAGACTTCCGAAGCCAAGAAAGAGGTTGTGAAAAGCTCCACAACTGTGGTCAAGAAAACCGAACCACCCATTAAGGACTACGATCTAGCCGAGTTGGTCAAGCCAAATCGCATGGTCAAAAGCAACTTGGTGTCAGCCGCAGAAGCCTTGGGCAATAAGCTGCAGGCCAACAAGGGAGGTGCTCCCAAGAAGCCACAAAGTCCGCCCTCGACACCAAAGGAAGCCATGCTGCGTTTGCCACAGGACAACCTCAACACCAGCAATAAACTTCTAATACAGGAGATTTAA